Below is a window of Ralstonia nicotianae DNA.
TGCGCTCAGTTCGCGTCGCCCGCGTTTGCAGCGGCCGGCGCGGATGCGGCTGTCGGCGCTGTTGCGTCGGTTGTCGCGGCGGGCGTCGGTTCAGCAGGGGCCTTCGACGCCGGTGCAGTCGCTGCAGCCGCAGCGGGCGCCACCGGCACCGGCGGCGCGGGCGGCGTCGGCGCGACGGGCGTCGTCATCTTCATCGGCTCGCCCTGCGGCGTCGGCGCGGGCTCGGGCAGCGGAGCCACATGCTCCTTCTCCGCGGCCTTCACCGTCGCGCGGTCGCGCTGCGTCGGGTCGATCTTCAGGAAATGGTCGACCAGATTGAAGAAGCGTTCGTAGAACACACCGGCCGGAATCGTCTCGCTCGCTACCTTGACCATCGAGTCATCGCTCGAACTGATCGGCAACGACACCGAGCCGAGCACGCTCAGGCCGACGCTCGCCGAGGTGCTGGTCTTCTTCAGCGTGTAGCGGTCCTGCACCGCGTTCACATAAGCGGTGCTCGACGCGCCATCCGCGCTCGCGTCCGCGCAGACCACATGAAACGCGATCACCACGTGCGAGTCGTTGCTCGGCTGGAAATTCTTGCTGCCGTCGATCGTGTCCAGGCGGGGCGAGCTCGACACGTAGCCCTGGCTCAGCAGCGCGCGCCGCGCGGCTTCGCAAGTCGCGTCGGATTTCGCCTGGAACGTGCGCGCGTAGGGGCTCTTGGCCGCGTCGAACTCCTCCTGCTGGTAAAGCGGCGTCGGCGCGGAATTGCATGCCGACAGGAGGGTTGCGATCGCGCACGAAGCGGATAACTGGCGGAAGCGGTAGGGCATGGTGTCGATCAAAAGGGCTCGGCCGTGCGGAGCGCCGGGAAGCCCGGCCGGAGGATGCTACCGCATGTGCGGCACGGGTTTCGTGCGTGCCGGCGGGTTGCGGCGGTTTGGTCTGGCATGGCCGGGCGTCATTATAGTTTCGTCTGATGGCTGGGAGCACCGGGCCTACGCTTCCCGGAGGGCGCGCTATGGTGAGGGATCAGTTGGACGATGTTTCGGTGACGCAGGACGGTCGCATGGCGTATGTGGAACGGGACCCATCACTGCGGCGCGACGGACGAAGTGTTGCTGGAGGTCTGTGCGACGTTACGGACAATCTTCAATAGCAAGACTGGATTGAAGATCATCAGACAACGGCGAGCTTGCCGTTGCAGATTCCCAGGGGGAAGCATTGCGCGGACTATGGGGCAGGGAGGGAACTCTGATGATGGAAGTTTGTGCGGGCGTCGCCCTTGCTGCCGAACCAGGGATATGCCTCGATTAGTCTCGCTGCTTACTCTTGCACGCCTCCAAGCCTCGGAATTGCGGACGCGCACATTCCCGCCACATGCAATTGTTCCAAGCGATGAAGTTACCCTCACTCTTCCCGCATATTGTCAAAGGCGTCTGATTTTCAGCCGGATTTTCGTCGACTTCGTTATTGTTGGCCGGTTGGGGCTGCGGCGAAGGTGGCTCGGGCGTACTCGGTCGAGGGGGCTCTGAACTTCCAGATATTTGGATGACAGCCGAAGGGGCAGATTGTGTTGTTTGAGGTGTAACGGTAGCGGCTCCCTGAGGCGTAGCGATCTCTGGCGTCGATGGTGTTGTGTGGGGTTCCTCGGTGATGGGTTTGTCATGCCTACCAAACAACGTTATTGCTCCGAGTACAAGCGCGATCCCGACCAAAAGGCCGCCTCCCGTGATTCTCGTCTGTACGATCTTTACTTGGCCACTCCCGCACTTGGGGCATTTTAGAGAGATTGCTTTCCCACGTGGGTACCACGTGTACCTGCAGTTCTCGCAGACATTCTGAGGACGCTTTGTCATGTTTGAGGCTCGGCAGGTATGCGTCTTGGCATGCATATCACAGACGTCGGGCTGGAATTATCCTCCGTTTCGATCGATTTCTAAGCGATTTCTCATGGTTGGAATCTCTGCGTGATTGCATCGACATGAGCTATGCTGTAGCAGCGAAAAATTTCGGCGCAATTAACTTATTTGAATTACGAAAAGGCGCCTAGTCCGAAATATCTAAAAGGGGTGGTATGGCAACGCTAATCCCCAGCCTGAATAGCTGTCTGGGACGCATGACTTCCGGCGAAAAGCGGTTTGCCCGCCGGCTCGAAGCCTTTCTTGAGGGCGATTATCTCTGCTGGTACGACGTGACGGTCGGCATCAAGCGGAGGCGGCCGGATTTTCTGATCTTGAATCCGCACCGGGGGCTGCTGGCGCTGGAAGTGAAGGATTGGAAAGTCGGCAGCATTATCCGGCTCGACCCGCAACTGGTGGAGGCGGAATTCGACGGCCGGCTCGTCAAGGATGTGAACCCGCTGCTCAAATCGCGCGAGTTCATGACGGCCACGGTGGACATGCTCAAGCGCGATCCGCTGCTGGTCGAGCCTGCCACCAGCAAATATGCCGGCAAGCTGTGCATGCCCTATGGCCACGGGCTGGTGCTGCCCAATATCTCGCGCCAGGAGTTCGAGACCTCCGGCATGCAGGACGTGATGCCCGGGCGCCTGGTCATCTGCAAGGACGAGATGACCGAATCGGCCGATCTCGAGGCCTTCCAGCAGCGACTGTGGGACATGTTCACCCAGCCGTTCCGCTGCCTGCTCCAACTGCCGCAGATCGACCGCATCCGCTGGCATCTCTTCCCGGACGTGCGCATCGTCAGCCGACAAGGCAGCCTGTTCGAGGCCGATGACGAACCGGCCACACAGGGCGCTCGCCCCGCCATCCCCGACCTCATCCGCGTCATGGACCTGCAGCAGGAGCAGCTTGCCCGCAGCCTGGGCGATGGGCACCGCGTGATCCACGGCGTGGCCGGCTCCGGCAAAACGATGATCCTCGGCTACCGTGCCGAATACCTTGCGCAAGCTTCAGCCAAGCCCGTGCTTGTGCTGTGCTTCAACCGTGCGCTCGCGCAAAAGCTGACCGGGTGGATGGAACACAAGGGGCTGTCGCAAAAGGTGCACGTGCGCACCTTTCACAGCTGGTGCGTGGAGATGGCCACCACCTATCAGCTCGGCAAGCTGTCCGGCCGGCGCGATGAGGACTACGAAGCGCTGGTGCAGAACGTGATCGACGGCGTGAACCGGGGCCAGGTGCCTGCCGGGCAATACAGCGCCCTGCTGATCGACGAAGGCCACGACTTCGATCCCGCATGGCTGCGGCTCGTTGTGCAGATGGTCGATCCGGAGACCAACTCCGTGCTTGTCATGTACGACAGCGCGCAAGACATCTACCAGAAGTCCCGCAAGCTCAAGTTCAGCTTCTCCAGCGTCGGCATCCAGGCGCGCGGGCGTACCACCATCCTCAAGCTCAACTACCGCAACAGCGCCGAAGTGCTGGCCGTGGCCTACGCGTTCGCCAACGACCTGCTGACCGCCGAAGAGGCCGAGGAAGACGGCGCCCCGCTCATCCTCCCGCAAACGGCCGGGCGACACGGCAGCGCGCCGGAGTTCATCCGCCTGCCGAGCTTCAAGGGCGAGCTGGACTACGTGGTCGACCGCCTGCGCGCCAGCAACGAAGCCGGCATGCCTTGGCGCGACATGGCCGTGCTCACATATCGCAAAGCCCAGGCCGCAGAAGTGGTCAGCCACTTGGCAGCAGCCAAGATTCCCGCCCGCGCCGGCCTGAGCAAGCTCGATAACGACAGCGTGAACGTGCTCACGCTACACGGCAGCAAGGGACTGGAGTTTCCGATGGTGGCCATTCCCGGTCTGGGCCAGATGCCCTACGCCAGCCATGACGCCAACGAGCAGGCGCGTGTGCTGTATGTGGGGATGACGCGGGCGATGAATGAACTGGTGATGACGGCGGATCGGGCGTCGGAGTTTGCGGTGCGGGTGGGGGAGGCTTGTGGGAGGGTGGGGGCGTGAGCGATTTGAGAGGTTGGTTGGCGGTACGGTGTGCGGATGCTTTTGCTGGTTGGTTTAAAGATTTGCTGTTCAGTCTGGGCAATCTATTGGTGACAAATTATTTGGTGTTTGTTTGCGGCCAGGAATAGACATCAAGACCGCCGACGCAAATGATCGCTCCAGGTTGCTTACGGCTTGGTCAGGCTCCGAGAGTGGATGACAGCAGCCACCGGAAGAGGCCGCTGGCGGGCTGCCCTGTTGAGTAGCCGGTGCACCTTTGTCTCCGGTCGCTCGCGCCTACGCAATTGGTTGGCGATTCCCGAGCGACTGCTTGCGCCGGAGGAGAGCACCGGTGCCCAACCCGCATCAGACTCTCTGTAAGGCCAAATGGCGGCATGCTACGTTAGGTCTCGTTGGTGGGTGCCTTGCTGACGGTGGAAGCCATTGCCGAGAGTCTGTGGCACGCCGACGCTCCATCTACCGGGATATCTCTCG
It encodes the following:
- a CDS encoding DUF2242 domain-containing protein; this encodes MPYRFRQLSASCAIATLLSACNSAPTPLYQQEEFDAAKSPYARTFQAKSDATCEAARRALLSQGYVSSSPRLDTIDGSKNFQPSNDSHVVIAFHVVCADASADGASSTAYVNAVQDRYTLKKTSTSASVGLSVLGSVSLPISSSDDSMVKVASETIPAGVFYERFFNLVDHFLKIDPTQRDRATVKAAEKEHVAPLPEPAPTPQGEPMKMTTPVAPTPPAPPVPVAPAAAAATAPASKAPAEPTPAATTDATAPTAASAPAAANAGDAN
- a CDS encoding DEAD/DEAH box helicase produces the protein MTSGEKRFARRLEAFLEGDYLCWYDVTVGIKRRRPDFLILNPHRGLLALEVKDWKVGSIIRLDPQLVEAEFDGRLVKDVNPLLKSREFMTATVDMLKRDPLLVEPATSKYAGKLCMPYGHGLVLPNISRQEFETSGMQDVMPGRLVICKDEMTESADLEAFQQRLWDMFTQPFRCLLQLPQIDRIRWHLFPDVRIVSRQGSLFEADDEPATQGARPAIPDLIRVMDLQQEQLARSLGDGHRVIHGVAGSGKTMILGYRAEYLAQASAKPVLVLCFNRALAQKLTGWMEHKGLSQKVHVRTFHSWCVEMATTYQLGKLSGRRDEDYEALVQNVIDGVNRGQVPAGQYSALLIDEGHDFDPAWLRLVVQMVDPETNSVLVMYDSAQDIYQKSRKLKFSFSSVGIQARGRTTILKLNYRNSAEVLAVAYAFANDLLTAEEAEEDGAPLILPQTAGRHGSAPEFIRLPSFKGELDYVVDRLRASNEAGMPWRDMAVLTYRKAQAAEVVSHLAAAKIPARAGLSKLDNDSVNVLTLHGSKGLEFPMVAIPGLGQMPYASHDANEQARVLYVGMTRAMNELVMTADRASEFAVRVGEACGRVGA